From the genome of Acidobacteriota bacterium:
ATCACGCCCCCCGGGGAATGCAACGCAAATCCCGGGCGAGCCGGGCTCCGGCCGGCCCGGTCGCAGGGGCCGGGCGGGCGGACGATCTGGGCCGCGGCGACGGGCCGCGCGGCTATATCGTGGCCAGCATGACGGCCTTGATGGTGTGCTTGCGGTTCTCCGCCTCGTCCCAGGCGCGGCTCTGGGGACCGTCGAGCACGTCGGCGGTGACCTCCTGCCCCTTCACCGCCGGCAGGCAGTGGAGGAACACGGTGTCGGGCCGCCCGGTGGCGGCCAGGGCCTTGGCGTTGACCTGGTAGGGGGTCAGCAGCTTGATCCGTTCCTTGGCCTTGCTCTCCTCGCCCATGGACGCCCACACGTCGGTGTAGATGATCTCGGCGCCTTTCACCGCATCCTTCATCTGGTCGGTGATGGCGATGGAGCCGCCCGACGCCTTGGCCCAGACCTGACACTCCTTGACCAGTTCCCTGGCGGGCCAGAGCGACTTCGGCGCGGCGATGACGTAGTGCAGACCCATCTTGGCGCAACCGATCATGAGCGAGTTGGCCATGTTGTTGCGGCCGTCGCCGGCGTACACGAACCGGATGCCCGCCAGGCGGCCGAAGGCCTCCTCCACGGTCATCAGGTCGGCCAGAACCTGGGTGGGATGATACAGGTCGGTCAGGCCGTTGTAGACCGGCACGCCGGACCAGCGGGCCAGCGCGTCCACGGTCTCCTGCTTGAAACCGCGGAACTGGATGGCGTCGAACATCCGGCCCAGCACCCGGGCGGTGTCCTCAATGCTCTCCTTGGCGCCGAGCTGGATGTCATCGACGGACAGAAACACCGGATAGCCGCCCTCCTCGCCGAAGGCGGTCTCAAAGGCGCAGCGGGTCCGGGTGGACCGCTTTTCGAAGATCAGCGCCAGCGTCTTGCCCAGAAAGCGCTGGTGGGCGACGCCCGCCCGCCGATCCTTCTTCACCTGATGGGAGATGTCCAGCAGGAAGCGGATTTCCTCGGGGGTTTCCTCCTTGAGACTCAGCAGCGAACGCCCTTTGAGGTTAAATGCCATGGGTGTATCTCCTTGAATCAAATTTTCTTATCGAGGCTAGAGACTCGAGACTCGAGGCTCGTACCTTCTATTCGATATCATCCTGCCAGAACTCCAGCATCGAACTTCCAATTCCAAGATTTTGACCCAAGACTTTCAACTCGAGCCTCTAGCCTCGAGCCTCTAGCCTCTATTCCCGGGTGAAGTGCGTGCCGGCGCGGCCGTGCAGCGCGTCGTAGGCCTTGTCGAGCGAGGCGATGATGGCCCGCTTGCCGCCGTTTTCGAGAAAGTCGATCACCGCCTCCACCTTCGGGCCCATGCTCCCCTTGTGGAAGTGGCCCTCGGCCAGGTACCGGCGCGCTTCCGCCACCGTCAGGCGGTCCAGAAAGCGCTGGTCCGGCTTGTTGAAGTTGAGGGCGACCTTGTCCACCTCGGTGAGGATGATCAGCTCGTCGGCGCCGATCTCGCGGGCGAGCACCGCCGAGGCGCGGTCCTTGTCCACGACGCCGTCGATCCCCTCGTACGTGCCATCGTCCTCGACGTAGACGGGCATACCGCCGCCGCCGCAGGCGATGACAATGTGCCCGGCTTCCACGAGCTGGCGGATGACGGAACTCTCCACCACCCGGCTCGGGTGGGGCGAGGGCACCACATGGCGCCAGCCCCGGCCGGCGTCCTCGACCATGTGCTTCCCCTCGGCCATCATCAGGCGCGCCTCCTCCTCGGTGTGGAACCGGCCCACCGGCTTGGTGGGGTGCTTCAGGCTGGGGTCCTCGCGGTCCACGACGACCTGGGTGACCACGGCCACCACCTCGCGGTGGATCTGCTCGCGGGTGAGGCGGTTCTGGAGCGACTGGGCGATCATGTAGCCCATCTCGCCCTGGGTGTCGGCCACGCAGACACCGAGCGGCAGGTCGTAGGCGAAGCCGCGCGAGCGGTCCACCCGGATCATCATGTTGCCCACCTGCGGGCCGTTGCCGTGGGTGATGACGATCTCATGGCCGTCCCGGATCAGGCCCATGATCCGGTCGATGGCCAGGCGCGTGTTGGCGAACTGCTCGTAGACCGTGCCCTCCTGGCCTTTCTGCAGGATGGCGTTGCCTCCGAAAGCGATGACGATGCGTTGCTTCTTCATGACAGGGGCTCCGTGCGCTGAATTGCGGCTGATGGCGGCCGGCGGGTGGCGGGGTCAGATCAGTTCGATCTCGTCCCCGCTCATGGCCCGCTCGCAGTACCGGCAGCGGAGTTTGAGCGGATTGTCCTCCACCACGGCGAACAGCGTGCCGACCTTCTCGTGGTTGGTGATGCATTTGGGGTTGTTGCACCGGACGATGACGGAAATTTCGCGCGGCAGGTGGGCCTTGGTCTTCTGGACCACCTGGTAGTCCCGGATGTTGCACAGGGTGGCTTCCGGTGAGAGTACGGCGATCTTGTTGATCTCCTTGGTGGTCAGGGTCCGGTTCTCGATCTTGATCAGGTCCTTGCGCCCCATCTTCTTGGAGTCGAGGAACATGCCGATGGACAGCGTGCTGCCGTCGGTGACGCCCAGCACCTGGATGGCCTTCATGGCCGTGCCCGGGCGCAGGTGGTCGATCACCGCTCCGTTGCGCAGCTTGGAGATCCGCATCTCCATGGAGACGGAGCTGTTCTTCTCGTCGGTCATAGTTGGACTCCTAGCACCAGCGACAGCAGCGCTTTGCGCACCGTGACGCCGTTCTTCGACTGCTGGAAATACTCGGCCTGGGGGTACGCGTCCAGCGCCGGGTCGATCTCGTTGACCCGCGGCAACGGGTGCAGGATCTTCAGGTCGGACTTGACGTGCTCCAGCAGCTTCTCATTGAGGATGTAAACGTTCTTGACCTTCTCGTAATCGAGGGGATCGGGAAAGCGCTCTTTCTGGATCCGGGTGACATAGAGGATGTCGAGTTCCCGGGACACCTCGTACAGGTTCTCGGTTTCGCTGTAGGTAATGCCGTGCTGGTCCAGCTCGGACAGGATATGGGCGGGCATCCGCAGCATCTCGGGGGCGACGAAGTACATCCGGCAGTCGAAATGACTCAGCGCCTCGGCCAGTGAATGCACCGTCCGGCCGTACTTCAGGTCGCCGAGGAAGCCGACATGGAGGCCGCGGAGCGTCTGCTTGTTCTTGAGGATGGTGTACAGGTCGAGGAAGGTCTGGGTAGGATGCTGGTTGGCTCCGTCGCCGCCGTTGATCACCGGGATCTCGGCACCCTCGGCGGCGGCCCGCGCCGACCCCTCGAGCGGGTGGCGGATCACCATCACATCGGCGTACCCCTCGATCATCTTGGCGGTGTCGCGCACCGATTCGCCCTTGGCCGCCGAGCTCACGGCCGCGTCGGTGAAGCCCATGACCGAGCCGCACAGGCCGATCATGGCGCTCTCGAAGCTCAGGCGGGTCCGGGTGCTGGGCTCGTAGAAGAGGGTGGCCAGGATCTTGCCCTGCAGGACGGGCGCCGACGCTGCTTCAAAGCGCCTCGCGTAGTCCAGGACGAAGAGGATCTCTTCCTCGCTGAAATCGCGGATGGAGATCACGTCTGCGCCTTGGAACTTGCGGAAGTACTTATCCTGATTGGCCGCCATGGTCACCCCCGGCTCTGGTTAAAGGTGGGATCATATCATAATCGCCCACCGATGGCACCCGATATTTCCGCGCGCGGCCGTTTCCTCAGCGGACGGCCCCGGCCGACAGCGGCCAGCGCCCGGGTTGGCGCTCCAGGTGGCGGAACCGCAGCCAGAACACCAGGCCCGTCGCCGCCATCTCCAGGATGAGCGCCGCCCACGCGCCCGGCAACCCCAGGCCGGCGGGAAGCGCCAACGCCCACGCCAGCGGCAGGGCCAGCAGCCACTGTCCGGCCATGTACACCAGCGTGGGAAAGCGGGTGTCGCCCAAGCCCTTGAGGCAGCCGTACAGGACAATGGTCAGCCCGTCGAAGAAGTGGAACACCACCATGAGCGAGACCATCGCCGCCGCCGGAGCCACCAGCGCCGCCTCCAGAGAGAAAGCGCGCACGATGGGCTCGCGGGCCAGCAGGTAAGTCAGCGACAGGGCCACCAGGACGCCGGTCGACAGCTGCAGCGCCAGCCGCGCCGATCGGCTCACCGCCGCCGGACGGCCCGCCCCGGCCGCCTGCCCCACCAGCGTGGTGGCGGCGATGGAGAGCCCCAGGTTGAACATGTACGACAACGCCATAACCCGCACCGGCACCTGGTTGATGGCGAGGGCGGTCACCCCGATCCACTCCACGATGGTGGAGAACGCGAACAGCCCCCCGATATCCAGCAGCACGTAGACGCCGTTGGGCAGCCCCACACGGAAGAACTCGCGCGCGAACGATCGGTCGGGGCGCTCCCCCGCCCCGTGCGGAGGGCGGAGCACCGCCGGCGGCCGCCACTTCAGGATCGCCGCGAACATCAGGAACGAGACCAGGTTGGATGCGGCGGTGGCCAGGGCGGCCCCCTCGATCCCCATGGCCGGAAAGCCGCCATGGCCGAAGATGAGCAGGTAGTTCAGGCCGATGTTCATCGCGTTGGCAAGCACGGTGAGGGCCATGGGCGTCCGAACGTGGCCCAGGCCGTTTAGAACGTTCGCCCAGCCGACGACAACGAACAGGAACGGCGCCCCCAGGGCCCGGCGCGACACATAGAGAAACGCCTGACGGCGGATTTCCGGCTCGATGCCGAGCAACACCATCAGCCCGTCCGAGGCCCACGACAAGGCGGCTGCCCCCAGCCCGGCGGCCAGCCCCAGCCAGAGCGCCAGCCGGACCAGCCGGCGGCAGTCCGCGCCGCGGCCCGCGCCGAAGAACTGGGCGGCGAACGCGTTGCCGATGCTGATGAGCCCGATGGGAAACCCGTAGATGAGGAACACCAGCAGCAGGCCGTAGCCCACCGCCGCCAGTTCGGTGGTGCCGAGCGACCCCACCATGAGCGTGTCCGCCAGAGCCAGCAGGTTGTTGCTGATGTTCGCCAGGATCACCGGCGCCGCCAGGGCCAGCACGTGCCGGTACTCTCGCCAGGGGATCCGGTGCCAGGGAGCCTGCGGTGGCATGGCGTGATGGGAGCGGAACGCTCAGGACCGCAGCCGGGCCCGGAGCTCCGCGTCGAACCAGAGCCGCCGCCTCAGGGCAAGGATCCGGCGGACGAAATAGACGATGTCGCGGATGAGCCGCACCTTGCTGTCACGGACCTGGTCGTCGCGCCAGCAGACCGGGATTTCCCGTACCCGGCGCCCCCCCCGGCCGGCCAGCAGCAGGAGCTCGGAATCGAAAAACCAGTGCGAATCGCGGGTCAGCGGCAGGAAGCGGTCCCGGACGGAGCGGCTCACCGCCTTGAACCCGCACTGGGCGTCACGGAACGGCGCCCGGAAGAACAGCCACAGGCACAGATTGTACCCGCGGGAGGAAACCTCACGGCTCAGCGACCGGTCGGTCACCCGGGCGCCGGGGATCAGCCGGCTGCCGATGGCCGCGTCGGCGCCATCGCGTACCGCCCCCAGCAGCTCGGGCAGGTGGCGCAGCTCGGTGGCCAGGTCGGCATCCATATACGCATAGATGTCGGACTCATGCTCGGTCCAGCACTGCCGGAGCGCGCGGCCGCGCCCCTTCTCGGCCACACGGACATAATCCACGCCCACGAGCCGTTCGGCCAGCTCCCGGCCGATGGTCCCGGTGGCGTCGGTGGACGCGTTGTCGGCGATGAGCAGGCGCCAGTCGTAGCCCTCCAGGCGGGTTTCACAGAACTCCCGGAGGGTGGTCACGTTCGCCTCGAGGATCTCGGCTTCGTTGTGGCACGGCAGCGTGATGAGCACTCGGGGCACGGACATGACGTTGGACCTCTACCCGGCCGGAGCCGGACTGCTGACGCCGGGCGCGCCGGCCTCAGCAGCGGCTGATGTAAGTGCCGCTGTCGGTGTTGACCTTGATGATGTCGCCCTCCTCGACGAAAGGAGGCACCTGGACCACCAGGCCGGTCTCCAGCTTGGCGTGCTTGGTCACGTTGGATACGGTGGCGTTCTTCACCGCCGGGTCCGTTTCGACCACCAGCAATTCCACCGCGGCGGGCAGTTCGACACCCACCGGCTTGCCGTCGTAGAAATCCACCGTGATGACGGTCTCGGGCTTGAGGTAGTTCACCGCGTCGCCGAGCGCCTCGGGACCGAGGCTGACCTGCTCAAACGTCTCGGTGTTCATGAAGTAGAAGTGGTCGCTGTCGGCATAGAGATAGGACATCTGGTGGGTGTCGAGAAATGCCTTTTCCACCCGGTCGGTGGAGCGGAAGCGGTAGTCCTTCTGGGTGCCGGTCTTGAGGTTGCGCAGCTTCGTCTGCACGAAGCCTCGCAGGTTGCCTGGCGTAGCATGGTGGTAGGTGAGCACCTGGAATAGCTCGCCATCCATTTTAATGATGACGCCTTTGCGGATATCGGTCGCGTTGATCATGATCGGGGAAAACCTCCCTCTGGGAATCGGA
Proteins encoded in this window:
- the argF gene encoding ornithine carbamoyltransferase, with amino-acid sequence MAFNLKGRSLLSLKEETPEEIRFLLDISHQVKKDRRAGVAHQRFLGKTLALIFEKRSTRTRCAFETAFGEEGGYPVFLSVDDIQLGAKESIEDTARVLGRMFDAIQFRGFKQETVDALARWSGVPVYNGLTDLYHPTQVLADLMTVEEAFGRLAGIRFVYAGDGRNNMANSLMIGCAKMGLHYVIAAPKSLWPARELVKECQVWAKASGGSIAITDQMKDAVKGAEIIYTDVWASMGEESKAKERIKLLTPYQVNAKALAATGRPDTVFLHCLPAVKGQEVTADVLDGPQSRAWDEAENRKHTIKAVMLATI
- the arcC gene encoding carbamate kinase, whose protein sequence is MKKQRIVIAFGGNAILQKGQEGTVYEQFANTRLAIDRIMGLIRDGHEIVITHGNGPQVGNMMIRVDRSRGFAYDLPLGVCVADTQGEMGYMIAQSLQNRLTREQIHREVVAVVTQVVVDREDPSLKHPTKPVGRFHTEEEARLMMAEGKHMVEDAGRGWRHVVPSPHPSRVVESSVIRQLVEAGHIVIACGGGGMPVYVEDDGTYEGIDGVVDKDRASAVLAREIGADELIILTEVDKVALNFNKPDQRFLDRLTVAEARRYLAEGHFHKGSMGPKVEAVIDFLENGGKRAIIASLDKAYDALHGRAGTHFTRE
- a CDS encoding aspartate carbamoyltransferase regulatory subunit, whose translation is MEMRISKLRNGAVIDHLRPGTAMKAIQVLGVTDGSTLSIGMFLDSKKMGRKDLIKIENRTLTTKEINKIAVLSPEATLCNIRDYQVVQKTKAHLPREISVIVRCNNPKCITNHEKVGTLFAVVEDNPLKLRCRYCERAMSGDEIELI
- the pyrB gene encoding aspartate carbamoyltransferase gives rise to the protein MAANQDKYFRKFQGADVISIRDFSEEEILFVLDYARRFEAASAPVLQGKILATLFYEPSTRTRLSFESAMIGLCGSVMGFTDAAVSSAAKGESVRDTAKMIEGYADVMVIRHPLEGSARAAAEGAEIPVINGGDGANQHPTQTFLDLYTILKNKQTLRGLHVGFLGDLKYGRTVHSLAEALSHFDCRMYFVAPEMLRMPAHILSELDQHGITYSETENLYEVSRELDILYVTRIQKERFPDPLDYEKVKNVYILNEKLLEHVKSDLKILHPLPRVNEIDPALDAYPQAEYFQQSKNGVTVRKALLSLVLGVQL
- a CDS encoding MATE family efflux transporter; amino-acid sequence: MPPQAPWHRIPWREYRHVLALAAPVILANISNNLLALADTLMVGSLGTTELAAVGYGLLLVFLIYGFPIGLISIGNAFAAQFFGAGRGADCRRLVRLALWLGLAAGLGAAALSWASDGLMVLLGIEPEIRRQAFLYVSRRALGAPFLFVVVGWANVLNGLGHVRTPMALTVLANAMNIGLNYLLIFGHGGFPAMGIEGAALATAASNLVSFLMFAAILKWRPPAVLRPPHGAGERPDRSFAREFFRVGLPNGVYVLLDIGGLFAFSTIVEWIGVTALAINQVPVRVMALSYMFNLGLSIAATTLVGQAAGAGRPAAVSRSARLALQLSTGVLVALSLTYLLAREPIVRAFSLEAALVAPAAAMVSLMVVFHFFDGLTIVLYGCLKGLGDTRFPTLVYMAGQWLLALPLAWALALPAGLGLPGAWAALILEMAATGLVFWLRFRHLERQPGRWPLSAGAVR
- a CDS encoding glycosyltransferase; translated protein: MSVPRVLITLPCHNEAEILEANVTTLREFCETRLEGYDWRLLIADNASTDATGTIGRELAERLVGVDYVRVAEKGRGRALRQCWTEHESDIYAYMDADLATELRHLPELLGAVRDGADAAIGSRLIPGARVTDRSLSREVSSRGYNLCLWLFFRAPFRDAQCGFKAVSRSVRDRFLPLTRDSHWFFDSELLLLAGRGGRRVREIPVCWRDDQVRDSKVRLIRDIVYFVRRILALRRRLWFDAELRARLRS
- the efp gene encoding elongation factor P; protein product: MMINATDIRKGVIIKMDGELFQVLTYHHATPGNLRGFVQTKLRNLKTGTQKDYRFRSTDRVEKAFLDTHQMSYLYADSDHFYFMNTETFEQVSLGPEALGDAVNYLKPETVITVDFYDGKPVGVELPAAVELLVVETDPAVKNATVSNVTKHAKLETGLVVQVPPFVEEGDIIKVNTDSGTYISRC